Genomic DNA from Clostridium sp. BJN0013:
AAAAAATTATTGAATTTAAAGTATTAAACTTGTTTAGAAATTGTGGATATTGAAGAAGAAAATAAAAAAACTATTGATCTTTATATTGTAATATCGTAATATATAAATATAATGATTATATAAAATTTGGTGAGGAGGTTAATTATGGCTAAGGTGATAAATAGCAGGTTTCCAGCCTAAGGAAATACTAAAGTCTAGATTACAACAGTATTAAAATTTAGTTCACAAATATACATTTGTAGATTATTACAAGTGATTTTGGGATTCAGGTGGGGTTTGCTATAGAGGAACGATTTATTTTCCCCATCTGAATCTTATTATTTTTAAAAAATTGACATTATAAAATGTTGAACTCCAAGTGAGGTAAGTGACAAAACTATCCAACATATAAAACCTAAAAAAATTGGCTTTACAGCATTTTGGACAAGCTCTCTGATGTTAGTATTTAGTCCTACAGATACCATTGCCATTACAATGATGAACTTCCCAATTTGTGATAAAAATTTGGTAACTTCAATTGGAAATGGCACAAATGTATTGATTACTGATGCAGCTATAAAGCCCAGTACAAACCAGGGAAATATTTTAATCATACTATAAGATACTTTTTTGTTTTTAGTTTCTTTTTTGGAGGTATAAATAGCCAAAAGCAGAGTAATAGGAACAATTGCCAGGGTTCTTGTAAGTTTTACTATAACCGCCAGATTGCCAGCTGTATTACTGTAGGAATAGCCAGCAGCTACTACAGATGAAGTATCATTAACTGCAGTGCCACTCCACAGGCCAAAGCATTCATTGCTCATATTGAATAGATGTCCAATTAGAGGAAATAAAAAAGCAGCAATAGCATTAAAAAGAAATATAGTTGATATAGAATGGGCAACTTCCTGCTCATTTGCATTTATCACTGGAGCTGTTGCTGCAATAGCAGAACCACCACATATAGAAGAACCAACACCTATTAGTGTTGCTGTCTTATCATTTATTTTTAATAACTTGCCTATAATATAGGCGGTAATAAGTGATGCCGAGAGGGTAAAAATCATTAAAACAACTGTTTGTTTTTCCACTTTAAAAACATTGAAAAAATTCATGCTAAATCCCATAAGAATAATAGAATATTGAAGCAATTTTTTTGAAGTATATATTATACCTTCATCAAGATAGTTTGGCCTTTTCCAAAATGCTAAAATCATTCCAAATAAAATTCCAAGTACAGGGCTGCCTATGATTGGAAAGATACTTCCAATGAGCCATGCAGGAATTGCTATAATCAATGCAAATATAATACCATATGATTTGTCAATTATTTTTTCCACAATATCTTCCTCCTGTCTGCCTTTTATGATATACCTTGATATTATGTAAGTAAAATATTATTATATTATAATTATAATAAGTAAATTCTAATATATAAGGAGAATGTTATGACTTTAAGACATTTTAATATATTTGTTGCTGTGTGTGACAAAATGAATATGACTAAAGCGGCAGAGCAGCTTTTCATATCCCAGTCAGCAGTTAGCCAGGTAATTTCCGAACTTGAAGGCCACTATGGTGTGCGACTTTTTGAACGGTTGTCAAGAAAGCTTTATATAACTCAGGCAGGAGAAAAATTATTAAGTTATGCCAGATACATTATTAAATTGAATATGGAATTGGAAAATGATATGAAAACTTTAAGTGAAAATGGTTCTATCCGTATTGGTGCAAGTGTTACTATTGGGGCTTATGTATTACCTAAACTTATTTCACAGTTTCAAAAAGTAAATTCTGAAACTGATATAAAAGTACATGAGGAAAATACTGAAAAAATTGAAAAAATGCTTCTTCAGGATGAAATTGACATAGCTCTTGTAGAGGGAGAAACAACCCATACAGATATTATAAACAGGCCATTTATGGAGGATGAATTGGTACTTATATGCGGAAATAATCATAGATTTGCAAAACTTGATTGTGTTGAGCCCTATGAACTTGAAAAGGAAAAATTTATTATTCGTGAAAGGGGAAGTGGAACTCGCAGGACATTTGAAGACGAGATGAGGGAAAATCATCTAAAATGGCAAATTTCATGGACATGTAATAATACAGATACTATAAAAATTGCAGTTGCAGAAGGGTTGGGAGTATCAGTCATTTCAAGATGTTCAGTAATAAATGAATTAGTCCTTGGAACACTTTGTGAAATACCTGTTAAAGGAATTAAATTTAAAAGACAATTTAAAATTATATATCATAAAAATAAATATTTAACAGAAATAATGAAACACTTTGTAGATTTTATAAGGCAGTAGGAAGTTACTTTATAATATACCCAGTTATTCACCTGCTATATAAAAAGAAAAATTATATTTAATATCAGATACAACACCTATTAGATTGAACCCCTTTATGTCACATTCACTGTATAGTTCTTGGAGTGTTGGCATTTTTAAAGAAATAAAAAATTTAATTTTAAGCAAAAATTAAATGAACCATTTAGCAAATATATCTATCTAATTAGTGTAAGGCAAAAAAGTAGTACTACAGTTTGCAAAGAAAGGTAGGAAAGTCAATTGAATAAAGATACATTTATAGATAACGTTCTTGAGGCTCGGTCCACTTTATATCATGTATCTAAATCAATTTTGACTTATGATCAAGATTGTGAGGATGCCGTTCAGGAGACAATTTTAAAAGCCTATAATAAATTAGGTACACTAAAGAAAGAGCAATATTTTAAAACATGGTTGATTAGAATACTCATAAATGAATGTTATAGTTTAAAACGTAAAAAATATTCACAGGTATCTTATGAAGAATACTTTGAGTATGCCAGGGAGTATGATAAAAAGGATTATAGTGAATTATATTTGGCTATTAAAAATTTACCAGAGCGCATTCGTATTACAATTGTCCTTTATTATGTAGAGGGATATTCAGTAGAAGAAGTTAAACAGATTTTAAAAATACCCGCAGGAACTGTAAAAAGTAGATTAGCAAAAGGACGAAAATTATTAAAAATAAAGTTAGAGCATATGGAGGCAAATTATGAATAATTATAATTGGAATAATGCGTTTCCGGATACACCTAAAAGTTTTAAAAATAAGGTAAGTGCGACATTAAACAGCTTACCGAATCAAAAGGAGAATGCTGAAATGGAAAATAGAAAAATATCAATTAAGAAAAAAATTATTATTGCACTAGTAGCTGCTATGGTACTAGGAACAACGGTATTTGCTGCAGGAAAAATATGTTTTATAACTTTACATTCGAGTAATATACCAACGTATACCACTATACCTACAGTGGAACAAGTGAAGAATGATTTTAAATTTACTCCTAAATTAGTTAAGGAATTTGACAATGGATACACTTTTGCAAATGGATGTATTGTAAATAATGAAGGAACTGATGAGAAAGGTAATTCTGTAGCAAAAACAAAATCACTTGATTTTACCTATACAAAAGGCAATGATAAGTTAAAACTTTATATGGAAAATGGAAGGTTAGGTGAAAGATCAAAGAAAGAGACTGTTATTACTACTTATAGCGGTATAGATTTATATTATAATTCGTATGCTAATAAGCTTGTGCCAGCAGATTATAAATTGACAGAACAGGATAAACAGGATCAATCCTCTGGTAAATATGTATTTAGCTATGGATCTGATAAGGTAGAAATCTCTCAAATTCAATGTTTAAATTGGATGCAAGATGGAATTAACTATTCTTTCTTAGCAATTGATTCTAATATATCAAAAGATGAATTGGTTAAAATGGCACATCAGGTTATTGATACCAAGTAAAAACGCTTTACACATGGAACTAGAGTTTTAAAAATAAAAAACAGCGTGAAATTTGTAGAAATTTACTTACTCTTCTTAGTATGAAAGATAATACAGAGTGAAGTTTATTAATGTAATGGAAAGTAATCTAAATAAATTAGAGATTTATAATTTTAAAATTTATACGTACCAAAAATCATAATTATTTGATATGTATAAATTTTTTTATTTTTAGCTGTAAGAAGAATTCCTCTGCTGTTTTCTGTTAGCTTTCTTTTTATGTTAGGCTGACGAGAGGTATATAGTTTCTTTATACCATTAATTTATAACCCCAAAATTCGATAAGTTAACATTGAAAGTGAGATTATAAAATATGTATACTATAAGTAAAATATATTTTAATGAAAAAATAATATGCTTCCGGGTGAGTTCAGTAAAAAATATGTAGTACAAAAAGGATACAAAGTGAAATTTTTCAATATATTTTTTGCTGTTGGAATAGCTTTTACAGGTTTACTTGCTGCAGTACCAACTACACATTGGAACCTTCTGTTGTTATTTTATATACTGAACTCAATAGGGTATTCTGGAAGCAATATATTTAAGGAAAGACAATGCTTTATGTTGGGGTTATTATCTACATTTTTATTTGTGTATATGCTTGTTTTATACACAGTACCCTGGATTTTTGGATTCTTGCCGCTTGTAGGTTCATCCCAGGGAGGGATACAGGCACTAAGCAGATCATATTTTGGAAAGCTGGTGCCAAAGGAAAGTGCTAATGAATTCTTTGGATTTTATAATATATTCGGAAGATTCGCAGCTATAATGGGGCCGTTTTTAGTAGGAATAGTAACCCAAATTACAGGAAGGAGCAATTATGGAGTTTTTAGTATAATACTTTTATTTATTATTGGAGGAATAATATTAATTAAAGTACCTGATAAGGGATAGAAAGTTGCAAGGTACTGTTGAGAATGAAATAAGTTAAAGAAATAATTAATAATATGGGATATATTTTGTTATAATAGTTAATTAAAGTGATTAATTTAGATTATCTAATAAAAAAATTTCATATTTTAAAGAAAGGCAAGGTTTTAATAAAGTGGCAAAATGTATGCTCTGTAATAAAAAGATAAAATTTACCAGAAAATGTCCATCACTAAATGAAGTTATTTGTTCAACATGCTGTGGAAGTAAAAAAGGATCAGAAATAAAATGTATAGATGATTGCAAATATTTTATTGAAAGTCAAATTAGAGAAAATAAAAAACACATAATGAAATTAGTAAGAGAATCCTTCAACAAGGAAGAAGAGGATATATATCAAGATGAAAGAATGTTAAAATTAGTGATGCCCTTTGAACAATTTATATTTAGAAAATATTATAATAATATAAATACTACTGATGAGTTTATTTTTGAGTGCTTTGTGAAAATGTTTTATTGTTTAGATGGAAAAGTTAATATTTATACTTTTAATGAAATTGAAACTGAAATATTTAATGAATTTAATAATGTTGCTAAAAGAACTAAACTATCTGTAGAATCACAAAAACTTATATTACTAAGGCTGATGAAATCAATAAGTAACATGACTGGAGGTATGTTCGGAAACAGAATGTATCTTGAACTTTTAAG
This window encodes:
- a CDS encoding RNA polymerase sigma factor, translated to MNKDTFIDNVLEARSTLYHVSKSILTYDQDCEDAVQETILKAYNKLGTLKKEQYFKTWLIRILINECYSLKRKKYSQVSYEEYFEYAREYDKKDYSELYLAIKNLPERIRITIVLYYVEGYSVEEVKQILKIPAGTVKSRLAKGRKLLKIKLEHMEANYE
- a CDS encoding YeiH family protein, which translates into the protein MEKIIDKSYGIIFALIIAIPAWLIGSIFPIIGSPVLGILFGMILAFWKRPNYLDEGIIYTSKKLLQYSIILMGFSMNFFNVFKVEKQTVVLMIFTLSASLITAYIIGKLLKINDKTATLIGVGSSICGGSAIAATAPVINANEQEVAHSISTIFLFNAIAAFLFPLIGHLFNMSNECFGLWSGTAVNDTSSVVAAGYSYSNTAGNLAVIVKLTRTLAIVPITLLLAIYTSKKETKNKKVSYSMIKIFPWFVLGFIAASVINTFVPFPIEVTKFLSQIGKFIIVMAMVSVGLNTNIRELVQNAVKPIFLGFICWIVLSLTSLGVQHFIMSIF
- a CDS encoding LysR family transcriptional regulator; translation: MTLRHFNIFVAVCDKMNMTKAAEQLFISQSAVSQVISELEGHYGVRLFERLSRKLYITQAGEKLLSYARYIIKLNMELENDMKTLSENGSIRIGASVTIGAYVLPKLISQFQKVNSETDIKVHEENTEKIEKMLLQDEIDIALVEGETTHTDIINRPFMEDELVLICGNNHRFAKLDCVEPYELEKEKFIIRERGSGTRRTFEDEMRENHLKWQISWTCNNTDTIKIAVAEGLGVSVISRCSVINELVLGTLCEIPVKGIKFKRQFKIIYHKNKYLTEIMKHFVDFIRQ